The sequence below is a genomic window from Rhizobium gallicum bv. gallicum R602sp.
ACGCTGATCGGCAGCGGCCACCACGGGCTGTTGCATGGTGACAACACTGGCCGATCTCTTTCCGCTGACGGGTTGAATCGGTGGCGGTTGTCCGCGATGCTTAGGCTCTCATTGGTCCGATCCCCGGGGAGACTGACATGAAAACGAACCTGTCCAACCAGAAAGGAAACATCGCCCACAAGGACATTCCGCTTCATGCACACTCTGTTCCCCCGCGCGAGGAAAAGCCCGCCGCGCCATAACCGGTTCCTGAAATTCTTCCGCGACTATCCGCACAACGCCGAGCGCGACCGGCGTCGCTTGCGCATGCGCAAGTTCCTCTCCTACTATCGCCCACACCTGCCTTTGCTGCTGGCGGATCTGCTCTGCGCAATCCTCGTCGCCGGTACGGCGGTGGCGCTGCCGCTCTGTGCCAACTTCGTCACCAGCCGCCTTCTGGCCCTGCCCAACATGCCGGAGGCCTACGAGCAGATCCTTGCCGTCGGCGCCTTCATGCTTGCCATCCTGGCGATCCAAACCGTTGCCATCTTCTTCGTCGACTATCAGGGGCACGTGATGGGCGCCCGGATCGAGGCCGCCGTCCGGCAGGAGCTCTTCGAACACTGCCAGAAGCTCTCGTTCAGCTTCTACGACCGTCAACGCACCGGGCAGTTGATGAGCCGCATCACGAACGATTCCCTGTGGCTGGGCGAGCTCTTCCACCACGGCCCGGAGGACCTCTCCATTGCCGTACTCAAGTATGGCGGCGCCATGCTGGTGCTGTTCTTCATCGATCCACCTTTGGCCAGCCTCATCCTGCTGCTCACGCCGGTGGCGGCGGCTTATGCGCTGCATTTCAACCGGCGCATGAACCGCGCGCTCGAAGCGAGCAAGCGGCAGATCGCCGCCGTCAACGAACGCGTGGAGGACGCACTGGCGGGCATTCGCGTCGTCCAGTCCTTCGCCAACGAGGCGCTGGAGCAGGAGCGTTTTGCCACGCTGAACCGGCGGTTCCTGCAGGGCCGCGCCGACGGCTACCGCAGCGAGGCCTGGTTTTCGGTGGGCACCGAAACTTTCGCACAGCTCATCACCATACTTGTCATCGTGATCGGGGGGCTGCGCATCCTGACGGCGGAGCTGTCCGTGGCGGACATCCTCACCTTTCTGCTCTGCGTGGCGGTGCTGGTCGATCCGATGCAGCGGCTCGCCAATTTCGCCCGCCTCTGGCAGGAGGGCTATACCGGTTTCGTTCGGGCCATGGAGATCCTCGAGATCGCACCGGACGTCTTCGATCGCCCGGCCGCCCGTCCCATGCCGGCTCCAAGGGGTGAGATCAGTTTTTCCGACGTCGTCTTCGGCTACGAGTCGGATTGCCCCAAGGTGCTCGAGCGACTCTCGCTTACCATTGCGCCGGGCGAGTTCGTGGCCTTGGTTGGTCCTTCAGGGGTGGGCAAGAGCACGCTTTGCGCGCTCATCCCGCGCTTTTACGATGTGCAGGCCGGGGTGATCCGCATTGACGGTACCGACATTCGCGACGTGACGCTCTCCTCACTGCGGCGACATGTCGGGGTGGTGCAGCAGGACGTCTATCTCTTTGCCGGCACCGTGGCGGAGAATCTTCGCTACGGCCGGCCCGACGCGACCGATGCCGAGGTCGAGGCCGCCGCCCGTGCCGCCAACGCTCACGACTTCATCACGGCTCTGCCAAATGGCTACGCGACCGATATCGGCCAACGCGGTGTCAAGCTTTCGGGCGGCCAGCGGCAGCGCCTCACGATAGCGCGCGCTTTCCTCAAGGATCCGGCAATCCTGATCTTCGACGAGGCCACCAGCGCGCTCGACAACGAGAGCGAACGGGCGGTTCAGAAGGCGCTGCTCAATCTCGCGAACGGCCGAACCACCCTGGTCATCGCCCACCGCCTCTCCACCGTCCGCCATGCCGACCGCATCCTGGTGCTCACAGGCGATGGCATCATCGAAGAGGGCACCCATAACGACCTCATGGCGCAGCAAGGCGTCTATGCCAACCTGCACAGCGTGCAGGCAAGCATTTGACCACTGGCCCGCCGCAACGGTGGCGGGCGGGGGGTCAAAAGCGGCCAGAGCGGGCTTCAGGCCGTCTTAAGCCGACCTGTCCCCGCGAGGCGGGGGACGCATGGCAAGGGCGCGGCCTTGGACGGCGATGGCGATCGCGACGGCGGTCAGAGCCGCCGCGACGGCGAAGGTGACCTGCATGCCGGTGGCAACGGCTTCGGGACCTGCCGTCGTGATATCGGTCGTCATCGCGGCAAAGGAGAACACGGCGCCCATGACGGAAGCGCCGGTGATAAGCCCGAGATTGCGCGACAGGCTGAGCAGGCCGGAAACGACGCCCCGCCGATCGGAGGGGATGCCCGTCATGACGGCGGTGTTGTTGGCTGCCTGGAACAACTGATAACCAGGGGTCAGGACGGCGATGGCGGCAATGTAGCCGGCAACGCCGAACATTGCCGGAAGAACGGATAGGGCAACTGTACCGACGGCCATTTCGATGAGCCCGACGATGACCACGAACGGCGCGCCCAAACGGTCGACCAGACGGCCAGCCGGGGCGCCGGTCAGCGCCGAGACAACCGGGCCAATCGACATGACCATTCCAACGAACGCCGCGTTGAGCCCGAGCGCACGGGAGAGATAGAACGGGCTTACCACCAGCGTCGCCATCATTATCGTCGAGACGAGGGTGTTCATGGCAAGGTTGGCGCTGAACTCAAAATTGCGAAATGCTGCCAATGGGATCAAGGGCGATGCCACCTTCGCCTCGGTGAAAACAAAGAGGACGATGCCGGTGAGTGCAAGCGTCAGGAGCGTCGCATTCAGCGTGCCGAAATGGCCGCGCCCTATCGTCATGGCGAGAGCATAGGCGGCGAGCGCGCCGGCAAGCAGCAGTGTGCCCAGAGCGTCGAAGCCAGGGCGGTCCGTTTTCGGCGTATCGCGGTCGACGGGCAGGAAATGGTGGGCAAGAAAAAAGGCCAGCAGACCGAGCGGGATGTTGACGAGAAAGATTGCCCGCCAGCCGAGCCAGGCGATCGCAATGCCGCCAAGCGACGGACCGAGCGCGGTGCCGATTGCCGACATCGCTCCAAGCAGTCCGATGGCGCTGCCGGTTCTTTGCTTGGGGACCGTCTCGCCGACGAACGCCATGGTCAGCGCCATCAGGACGGCGGCGCCGAGGCCCTGCGCGGCACGGGCGGCAATCAGCCACCAGAGCGAGGGCGCAAGGCCGCAGAGCGCCGAGGCGACAACAAACACGACCAGCCCCGCCAGGAGAACCCTGCGGCGCCCGGCAATGTCGCCCAGCCGTCCGATGCCGACGATCAAGATCGTGATCGCCAGGAGGTAGGCAAGAATGACCCACTGCACCTGTTGGAATGGTGCGACGAACACCTGAGCCAATGTCGGCAAGGCGACATTGGCAATGCTGGTGCCGAGCGAAGGTAGCAGCATGGATAGGCAAAGGCCGGCAAGCGCCCATCGAACCGAGCTTGCCGGGGTTATGCCATCGTTGGTGGGGTCATCTGTGCAGGAGGTCATCGGCCCTTTCCCCTCAGACTTCTACGAGGCTGTTGACGACCCGGCGCGCGAGCGGTTGCGGCAACGAAGACGCCAGCGAAGGCGGCAGGAACAAATCGGACCGATATCATGAAGAGCTGCTCCAAAATGGCGTTAGGGCAGAGATAGCTCGCGGCCAGATGGGGCGGAAGGTGCATCATATGCATCTCATTCGTGCGTTTGACGCCATGTCATCTTGCACCGATCGTGCTATGGTCGCCGCATGTCGCATCCCGATCTCAATCTGCTTATCACCCTAGATGTGCTCCTGACGGAATGCAGCGTCGCCCGCGCCGCCAGAAGGCTGCGGCTAAGCCCGTCCGCGATGAGCCGCGCGCTGGCGCGATTGCGGGAGGCGACCGGCGATCCGCTGCTGGTTCGAGCCGGACGCGGCCTTGTTGCGACGCCGCGGGCGATCGAGCTTCGCGAGCGCGTCGGCCAGCTCGTGCAGGACGCTAAAGCCGTTCTGCGTCCCGTCGAGACACTCGACCTGACACGGCTTGTGCAGACATTCACGCTCAGAAACCAGGATGGCTTTGTCGAGAATTTCGGACCTGATCTCGTTGCACGTGTCGGCAAACAGGCGCCGGGCGTGCAGTTGCGTTTCGTACCTAAGCCGGACAGGGACAGCGCGCCGCTGCGCGACGGAAGCGTTGACCTGGAAACGGGCGTCGTCGGAAAAGCCATGGGGCCGGAGGTGCGCGCGCAAGCGCTGTTCCGAGACCGCTTCGTCGGCGTTGTCCGGATGGGGCATCCGTTGTGCGAGGTTGCGATCACGCCTGCCGATTACGCTGCCGGCCGGCACATCCTCATCTCGCGGCGAGGGCTCGCCAGGGGGCCGGTTGATGACGCGCTTGAGCCATTCGACCTGAAGCGGGAGATTGTAACGGTCGTTGGCGGCTTTTCGGAAGCTCTGGCTCTGGCGCGTGCCTCGGATCTCATCGCCAGTGTCCCCGAACGCTATACGGGAAACCTGCGTGACGGGATGTTCTCTTTCCCTCTGCCGGTTTCGCCGCCGGACATTACGATCTCGCTGTTGTGGCACCCGCGGACGGACCTCGATCCGGCGCATCGCTGGCTGCGCGAGTGCGTTCGGGAGGTCTGTGCGGGCAGGCCGCCGGCTCGAGCAGTCAGTTCGTCGCCTTCTCTATGGTGATCTCGCCGAATTCGTCGATCAGCACGGTCCAGCCCTCGGACTCGGCATTCGGATCGGTCTTCAGGTAGACCGTGGCGAAGAGGCCGGGCTGCTTGCCCATGCCCGTGGAACTTTCCGGACGGATATCGGTGACATAGGGTTTGAGCTGCGTGAACTCGTCGAGCTCGACGCTTGAGACGATTTCCGGGCCGCTGTCGGCCTGCGCGATTTGCTGCAGGTAGATTTTCGAAGTCTTGTCCGGCTGGCGGACGGAAAAGAGCTTGTAATAGCCGCGGCGCGGCTGGAGTTGCGTCTTTGCCGGATCGCTTGCTGCGCCCGGCGCACGCTCGATTGCGATATCCGCACGGCTTTCCTCCCAATAGCCGGTGCTGGTTGCAAAGATCACGGCGGGCGGAAGGATCGTGTCGGCCGGCGTAACAGCCTTGGCAAGGCCTGCCGGGCCGGTGAAGAGCGCTGCGGCAAGAAGAGCGGTTCGAAGCTGCATGGCCTCAATCCTCGAATTGTTCGGCAAGAATGCGATCCGACCATGAGCGGTCCGGATCGGAAAGGATGCGCGCCGTCATGTGCTCCGACTGGGCGATGCGGATATGCAGCACGGATTTGACCTCGGCATTGTCGGCAACCGCATTCACAGGCCGCTTTTCGGCCTCGAGAATATGGATGTCGACCGTCACCTTGTTCGGCAGCAGCGCGCCGCGCCAGCGGCGCGGGCGGAAGGCGCTGACCGGCGTCATGGCAAGCAGCGGCGCTTCCAGCGGCAGGATCGGGCCGTGGGCTGAAAGGTTATAGGCGGTGGAGCCCGCGGGCGTTGCCACCATGAGGCCGTCGCAGATCAGTTCCGCGAGACGCACATGCCCGTCGACCTCGACGCGCAGCTTGGCGGCCTGATAGGACTGACGGAAGAGCGAGACTTCGTTGATGGCGAGTGCCGTGGAATTGGTGCCGTCGGCGTTGGCCGTCGTCATCTGCAGGGGATGGAAGGCATTCTCGACGGCCGCGCAGATGCGGTCCTGCAGTTTTTCGGTGCGATAGTCGTTCATCAGGAAACCGACAGAACCGCGGTTCATGCCATAGACGAGCTTGCCGGAATTCATCGTGCTGTGCAGCGTCTGCAGCATGAAGCCGTCGCCGCCGAGCGCCACGATGACATCGGCTTCCTCGGCGGGAACCTCCCCATAAAGGCCAATCAACTCTTCCCGAGCGGCAAGCGCCTCTGTTGCCGAGGAAGCGAGGAAACAAAGCGTCTGAAATGAACGGCCCATGTGATGCCCTTTATGATCTTCGCCTAGCTAAAGGATAAAGGGCTTATGCGACAAGGTATTTTGCGCGCAAGCAGACTCTGCCGCCTGCGCTGTGGGATGGCGAAGAGGTGATGGCGGCTGCTATTTCTGCTCTCTCGTGCCCGGCGCTGCTTCGCGCTGATCCTTGTCTTCCAGGTCGGTTTCGACGATGTAGACATCGCCGTGTAGGCGGGCCTGTTCCTTCAGGGCGTCCTGTTTCGCGCGTTCATCTGGCTCGATCTGCCCAAAATGGCGGTCCTGCGCTCGAGCGAAGTCCTCCGGCTTGATATCCAGCACGGCTTCGTGCGGATGGCCCATCCCGGAAGCCAGCCCGCGCGCGGCCTGCAATTTGGCTTCCTCCCGACGCTCGGCCGCGGCCGCAGTGTCCGAGCAGCGTGCATCATCCGTGCCGGAATCAAAGCTCTTGTCCTGACCTGGCATGTCGATCTCCTACTGTGACTGGCTCCTACTGTGACTGGTCAATTGCGTGGGGAGCGGGCCGGCCGGGCGTTCCGGACGACTGGAAATAACCAGCGCTCTCGGCGGCAAGAACAGCGGCAAGCGCCAGCGCGACGGCGACCGCCCAGGCATACCGCCGGCTCATTGCGATGCCTCATGCGGCGGCTTCTCGTAGAGTTTCCGCACCCTGCGGTCCTGCGCCTCCTGCTCACTGCGCGAGAGCTTGCGGTTTGTGAGCATGCCGTAGGCGATCGCGCAGCCGAGAAGGAAGGCGCCGCCGGCGATAGCGAAGAGCCAAAGATACTCCGCAACCATGCTTCGATCCTCCTTGACGATTCGAACCGGTGGACGGCGGATTTGTTCCGTTGCGGCAACAGCAAGACCGAAAGGGGACCGGCCGGTCAGGCTGCGGCTTGACATTTTCAGTTGACGGAAAGGCGGCCGTCAGGCGCTCCGGCGAAACGAAACCGCGTAGCGATCCGCTGCGCGTTCGATGCTGTCGAGGGTATTCATGAGATCGACCATATCGCAGGCCTCAGCCCACTGCATGCCGCAGATCGGAATACCGTCCAGGGCGGCTGGCTGCATTGTCATTCCGTCAACAACAAGCCAGCGATCATCGGCTTGATGCCGGAGATTATACCGTCGCATCACCTCTCTCCCGCGGCGACCATATCATATTTTAGCAAGAGCGCGAATACGCTTGGTCAGTCGGTGGATGGCGAATGCAGGGCCCGGTCAGTGCACGGATTGCTCGGTATCGTCCAGAAACGAGCGAATGCCGTCGCGGGCGATTGTCGCCAGGAATTCGTCAAACGCCTCGCGGTCGGTCGCGAACGGTTCGTCCCAGCGGATGAGGTCCTCCTCCTGCGTCACGACTTCCATCGACCAGTCCTCGTTGGAGCCGGCTGTCCGGAAGATATCAACGAGCACGGTAACGCCGTCCTCGGTGAATTCGCCGGCGAGTTCGGAATATTCGAGTTTCGGTTTTTTGGGCATTCGATATCGCAATCCATAATAGTCATAGCGTACACGAGCGAGGTACTTTCACGTGCGCCTGGTAGATTTGTCAAGGAAACAGCCATTCAAAGCAACGCCGCGGTCCGGTTGCGCCGGGTTTCCCGCGAAGAGGGAACTCTCTTAGCCGCGTGTCGTTGTTCCCATGTCACCACCAGCCAATGGAGCGGCAAAATGAGCAAGACAGACGTCAAAAAGCTCGTGAAGCGGGCCGAACGCCAAGTCGAAAACACCAGCGCCGGCGGCCATCTCGGCGGCACCTATTTCGGCCAGCAACCCGACGGAAAGACGGCATCCTCGACCAATAGCGAGGCGCGCAAGTCACGCTCGAACGACGGCAGCAAGTGACGACGAGTATGGACGGCTGCCCTCGGCTGACGATGCGATCGGAGCGTCCGGACTGCTCGGGCGTGTGGCACCGTGCGCCAAAAAATCGTGATGCAAATGGCCCCCGGCACAACGGCCATGCCGAATGTTAGCTACGGACTTCGTTGTGTCCTCATTCTTGTAGGCGTCGACACGCTCACTCTCGAGTGGCGGACTGTTCCTTTCTCGGCGCGATTTGCGCGCCGGCCGGTGAGCGGCATGTTTCGGATCACACAGCCCGCGCACCGCCTCGCCAGCCGGCGGCTTTTCTTACAGCCACATCAAAAAAAGACCGCCCCGATCTGCGAGGCGGTCAATGCGGATTCGATATCCGGCGACCACGGTGAGAGAGGGGTGAGAGACACCGGAGTCGATAGCAGCTTGGCGCAGCTGATCGCCTCTTTGGTTGGGGTGTTGAGGCGATAGAGCAACATATCAATGGACCGCCCCTCCCGAAATTATACGTTGGTTGTCCCAAGCTAGGCCCTTGGTATGCGGCGTCCTGCTTCTTATGCGCGATTCATATTCCATCGAATCGTCGCAACCTGCGGGAAGAGCCCGGAAAACATGGTAATTCTGGTTAAATCATCGACGCATAAAAAAACCGCCAACAAGCGCGGTCCAGCATCAAGTCCCTGATTTTATTAACTAATATATGGTGCCCCCGGCAGGGTTCGAACCCGCGACCCCCTGATTACAAATCAGGTGCTCTACCAACTGAGCTACAAGGGCAATGCGTGCCAACTAGCAGATTCTTCCGGTCTGTAAAGAAAAATCCGGCCTGGGCGCGATTTCGTGATCTATCATAGACCCAATCCCTCTTCATTTCATGAACAAAAGCTGAAGTAACGATTCAGGAGCAGTTCAGGGCAGGAGGCGCAGATTTCGCTCACCTTCATCAAGGAGATGAGCCATGAGAATTGCCCGTTTTGCCATTGCAGCGCTTCTGTCGCTTGGATCGGCCGTCGTTGCCGTCGAGCCCGTGGTTGCCGCTCCCGTACATGCACCTGTTGCTTCCGTCGATAAGAGCGACGTCGTGAAGGTGCACTACCGTGATTATCGCCGCCATGGGCGCCATTCGTGGCGGCATGAACGCCGTTACTGGCGCCATCATCCGTATGCCTATGAGCGCCGCCACTACCGGCCCTGGCGCGCCGAGCGCAGGTGGAGGGAACGTTATTACCGGCGTCATCACTACCGGTCGCACTATTTGTATTTCGGCATCAACCTGTGATTGCCCGCTCGCTTGCTGATGCCGGATTCGTGTGGCCGGCTCTCAAAAGGGTGGCATCATCGGGATATCGAGAATGGGGCTGCTGGAGCAGCCGTCGATCAGCAAACGCGATGCCGCCGGAGCGATTCCCGGCGGCTATTGCACCGGTGGTGTCGGTGTGGGTACCGGCGTCACAGGCGCCAGAGGATCCGGCTGGCGCGTCGGCTGGGTGGGATCGACCCATATGATACTGATAATGATGGCGACGAAGACTGCGATGAACAGGATGCCGAACAGGAGGGGCCGGATTGCCATGCCGGGTATTTTCCTTCTCTCTTGCTGTTGTGCTGCGCTGTGGCGAACCTTGGGCCCACCATTCGTTCATTTTGAGACGTCCGCTTATTTCTTCAGATGAAGCCGGGCCGCATACATCGCGATCGCAGCCGCGTTCGAGACGTTCAGCGATTTGATCGCGCCCGGCATGTCGAGCCGCGCAAGCGCGCTGACGGTCTCGCGCGTCTTCTGCCTGAGACCCTTGCCTTCGGAACCGAGGACGAGCGCAACCTTGTCGCCTGAGAACGTGCCTTCGATCGGCGCTGGTCCTTCGGAATCGAGGCCGATCGAGAAGAAGCCGAGCCGGTGCAATTCACCAAGCGCGTCGGCAAGATTGGTAATCTGTATATAAGGAATGAGTTCGAGCGCGCCGGAAGCCGATTTCGCAAGCACGCCCGATTCGGTCGGGCTGTGTCTTTGCGTGGTGATAACGGCGCCTGCATTGAAGGCGACGGCCGAGCGCATGATGGCGCCGACATTGTGCGGATCGGTGACCTGGTCGAGCACGAGGAGCAGCGGGCTGTCTTTCAGCGCCTCCAGGCGCCGGACGGGCAGGGGGCGGGTCTCCAGCATCACGCCCTGGTGGATCGCATCGGGGCCGAGCACCTTGTCGATATCCTGCGGCGAGACGATCTCGACTGGAATGCCGAGCTGGCCGGCATCGATTTCGAGGCGGGTGAGCGCATTCTGCGTCACCGTCAGCTTGACGTTTTTCCGCTCGGGATTTTCGATTGCGGCGCGCACGGTATGCAGGCCGTAGAGATAAACCTGGTCGGCCGTAAGCGCCGGCGCCTTCCAATCCTCGCCGCCGCGTTTGCGCTTGTGCGGAGGAGGCGTCGGAATTTCGCCGCGCTCGCGCTTGGCATCACGGTGGGCACGCCGCAGAGTGGCGTAGTGCGTATCCTTGGGGGACTTGTCGGTTGCGGGCTTGCCGCCGGATTTGTTGTCTTTGCTCATGCGGCTTTATAACGGCGGTGCTTCACCGCGCATAGGGTTTCTTTGCCGGCGGCGGCTTTCAACATGCGATGAAATTTTTCGTGTTTTTTCTATTGTCTTCATGTTGACATGGGCAAATGCTCCGGTCATATACGCGGCGCAGATCGAGGGGCGGTAACGCTCCTGGGTCTTCGAGCTTGGTTACGATCCAGACGAAAAACTGGAGAGATGCCCGAGTGGTTAAAGGGGACGGACTGTAAATCCGTTGGCTCAGCCTACGTTGGTTCAAATCCAACTCTCTCCACCATTCGTCACTGGGATCGGACCACCCCGCGGGTATAGCTCAATGGTAGAGCAGCAGCCTTCCAAGCTGAATACGCGGGTTCGATTCCCGCTACCCGCTCCAAACTTTTCAATACTTTTGCAATGCCGCGCATTGCGCGCGCGCGTTTTTTGACGTCGCGCCTTCAAGGGCGAAAAATTTCTGTTTGAACGACGCGGATACTGCTGCTTAACTGGCCGCCATTGAGAGGTGTCATGCGAAATGTGATTTTGGCCGCTGCATTTTTGCTTCCGTCGGTCGCCCTTGCCGCCGAGGCCGTGGAAGTCAGGGCCCGCGATCTCAGCTGTGGCGAACTCGCGCAGTTCATCCGGCAAAATAAAACAGTATTTGTCCGAATCGGCATCGGCGGCCGCAGCTTCCGCTATCCGCCGGCGCGCTGCAGGCTGGGGGACAAGCACTCGACGACCAGTTTTCGGGATGCCAGTGGAAAGCTCTGCGTCCTCGATTATGCCTGCGTCTACGATCCAGAGTCTTTTTATAACAAGATCCCGAATTAGGGTTGGAGCTAAGCCGCACGACCAGTCGCCACGGTTTGCAGCGCTCGCCCGTTTGGGAGTTCGCGGGGACCAGGACAGCTTGAACGAGGTGCCTGCGCGATCACCCATTCGATACCGCTGCCCGCTGCAGATTTTCCCCTTGGTTTCAACGATTTTCGCCGGCTTCGGGGCGAATCGTCTTGCTCGGCGCGAATTGTCTCCGATATGCGCTTGCAAGCCAAGAATGGCGTTCGCAATTAGGTCTTGCGCAATCCCGCCGAAAGCCTTAAACGGCGGCACTAAACCGGCTCGCCGGGGTCACCCATTTCGTTCACAGGAAGCATTCAAATGGCAAAGAGTAAGTTTGAGCGCAACAAGCCGCACGTTAACATCGGCACGATCGGCCACGTTGACCACGGCAAGACGTCTCTGACGGCGGCGATCACGAAGTACTTCGGCGAGTTCAAGGCGTATGACCAGATCGACGCTGCGCCGGAAGAAAAGGCTCGCGGGATCACGATTTCGACGGCGCATGTCGAGTATGAGACGGCCAACCGCCACTACGCGCACGTCGACTGCCCCGGCCACGCCGACTACGTCAAGAACATGATCACCGGTGCCGCACAGATGGACGGCGCGATCCTGGTGTGCTCGGCTGCCGACGGCCCGATGCCGCAGACCCGCGAACACATCCTGCTCGCCCGCCAGGTCGGCGTTCCGGCAATCGTCGTGTTCCTGAACAAGGTCGACCAGGTCGACGACGCCGAGCTTCTCGAGCTCGTCGAGCTGGAAGTGCGCGAACTGCTGTCGTCCTACGACTTCCCGGGCGACGACATCCCGGTTGTCAAGGGTTCGGCGTTGGCTGCTCTTGAAGATTCCGACAAGAAGATTGGCGAAGACGCGATCCGCGAACTGATGGCCCAGGTCGACGCCTACATCCCGACGCCTGAGCGTCCGATCGACCAGCCGTTCCTGATGCCGATCGAAGACGTGTTCTCGATCTCGGGCCGCGGTACGGTCGTGACCGGCCGCGTCGAGCGCGGTATCGTCAAGGTTGGCGAAGAAGTCGAGATCGTCGGCATCCGCCCGACCTCGAAGACGACGGTGACCGGCGTTGAAATGTTCCGCAAGCTGCTTGACCAGGGCCAGGCCGGCGACAACATCGGCGCACTGATCCGCGGCGTGAACCGCGACGGCGTCGAGCGTGGCCAGATCCTGTGCAAGCCGGGTTCGGTGAAGCCGCACAAGAAGTTCAAGGCTGAAGCCTACATCCTGACGAAGGAAGAAGGCGGCCGTCATACGCCGTTCTTCACCAACTACCGTCCGCAGTTCTACTTCCGCACGACGGACGTGACGGGCATCGTGACGCTGCCGGAAGGCACCGAAATGGTGATGCCGGGCGACAACGTCACGGTTGACGTCGAGCTGATCGTGCCGATCGCCATGGAAGAAAAGCTGCGCTTCGCCATCCGCGAAGGCGGCCGCACCGTCGGCGCCGGTATCGTTGCATCGATCGTAGAGTAATCTTCGCATTAGCTTGGATTGAAAGAAGCCCCGCTGGAAACGGCGGGGCTTTTGCGTTGCATTATTGTTGACGTTCGGACGTCGAATCGCCACCGATACGGATCATCGGTTCGGCAAGTCCTTCAAAGCCTCGCCGGATTGTAGATGTGGCCCTACGACATCAAGATCTAGGCCCGCGCTGGAAGAGGTGCTG
It includes:
- a CDS encoding ABC transporter ATP-binding protein; its protein translation is MHTLFPRARKSPPRHNRFLKFFRDYPHNAERDRRRLRMRKFLSYYRPHLPLLLADLLCAILVAGTAVALPLCANFVTSRLLALPNMPEAYEQILAVGAFMLAILAIQTVAIFFVDYQGHVMGARIEAAVRQELFEHCQKLSFSFYDRQRTGQLMSRITNDSLWLGELFHHGPEDLSIAVLKYGGAMLVLFFIDPPLASLILLLTPVAAAYALHFNRRMNRALEASKRQIAAVNERVEDALAGIRVVQSFANEALEQERFATLNRRFLQGRADGYRSEAWFSVGTETFAQLITILVIVIGGLRILTAELSVADILTFLLCVAVLVDPMQRLANFARLWQEGYTGFVRAMEILEIAPDVFDRPAARPMPAPRGEISFSDVVFGYESDCPKVLERLSLTIAPGEFVALVGPSGVGKSTLCALIPRFYDVQAGVIRIDGTDIRDVTLSSLRRHVGVVQQDVYLFAGTVAENLRYGRPDATDAEVEAAARAANAHDFITALPNGYATDIGQRGVKLSGGQRQRLTIARAFLKDPAILIFDEATSALDNESERAVQKALLNLANGRTTLVIAHRLSTVRHADRILVLTGDGIIEEGTHNDLMAQQGVYANLHSVQASI
- a CDS encoding NAD kinase, with the translated sequence MGRSFQTLCFLASSATEALAAREELIGLYGEVPAEEADVIVALGGDGFMLQTLHSTMNSGKLVYGMNRGSVGFLMNDYRTEKLQDRICAAVENAFHPLQMTTANADGTNSTALAINEVSLFRQSYQAAKLRVEVDGHVRLAELICDGLMVATPAGSTAYNLSAHGPILPLEAPLLAMTPVSAFRPRRWRGALLPNKVTVDIHILEAEKRPVNAVADNAEVKSVLHIRIAQSEHMTARILSDPDRSWSDRILAEQFED
- the rlmB gene encoding 23S rRNA (guanosine(2251)-2'-O)-methyltransferase RlmB, whose protein sequence is MSKDNKSGGKPATDKSPKDTHYATLRRAHRDAKRERGEIPTPPPHKRKRGGEDWKAPALTADQVYLYGLHTVRAAIENPERKNVKLTVTQNALTRLEIDAGQLGIPVEIVSPQDIDKVLGPDAIHQGVMLETRPLPVRRLEALKDSPLLLVLDQVTDPHNVGAIMRSAVAFNAGAVITTQRHSPTESGVLAKSASGALELIPYIQITNLADALGELHRLGFFSIGLDSEGPAPIEGTFSGDKVALVLGSEGKGLRQKTRETVSALARLDMPGAIKSLNVSNAAAIAMYAARLHLKK
- a CDS encoding MFS transporter; this encodes MTSCTDDPTNDGITPASSVRWALAGLCLSMLLPSLGTSIANVALPTLAQVFVAPFQQVQWVILAYLLAITILIVGIGRLGDIAGRRRVLLAGLVVFVVASALCGLAPSLWWLIAARAAQGLGAAVLMALTMAFVGETVPKQRTGSAIGLLGAMSAIGTALGPSLGGIAIAWLGWRAIFLVNIPLGLLAFFLAHHFLPVDRDTPKTDRPGFDALGTLLLAGALAAYALAMTIGRGHFGTLNATLLTLALTGIVLFVFTEAKVASPLIPLAAFRNFEFSANLAMNTLVSTIMMATLVVSPFYLSRALGLNAAFVGMVMSIGPVVSALTGAPAGRLVDRLGAPFVVIVGLIEMAVGTVALSVLPAMFGVAGYIAAIAVLTPGYQLFQAANNTAVMTGIPSDRRGVVSGLLSLSRNLGLITGASVMGAVFSFAAMTTDITTAGPEAVATGMQVTFAVAAALTAVAIAIAVQGRALAMRPPPRGDRSA
- the tuf gene encoding elongation factor Tu, encoding MAKSKFERNKPHVNIGTIGHVDHGKTSLTAAITKYFGEFKAYDQIDAAPEEKARGITISTAHVEYETANRHYAHVDCPGHADYVKNMITGAAQMDGAILVCSAADGPMPQTREHILLARQVGVPAIVVFLNKVDQVDDAELLELVELEVRELLSSYDFPGDDIPVVKGSALAALEDSDKKIGEDAIRELMAQVDAYIPTPERPIDQPFLMPIEDVFSISGRGTVVTGRVERGIVKVGEEVEIVGIRPTSKTTVTGVEMFRKLLDQGQAGDNIGALIRGVNRDGVERGQILCKPGSVKPHKKFKAEAYILTKEEGGRHTPFFTNYRPQFYFRTTDVTGIVTLPEGTEMVMPGDNVTVDVELIVPIAMEEKLRFAIREGGRTVGAGIVASIVE
- a CDS encoding LysR family transcriptional regulator — protein: MSHPDLNLLITLDVLLTECSVARAARRLRLSPSAMSRALARLREATGDPLLVRAGRGLVATPRAIELRERVGQLVQDAKAVLRPVETLDLTRLVQTFTLRNQDGFVENFGPDLVARVGKQAPGVQLRFVPKPDRDSAPLRDGSVDLETGVVGKAMGPEVRAQALFRDRFVGVVRMGHPLCEVAITPADYAAGRHILISRRGLARGPVDDALEPFDLKREIVTVVGGFSEALALARASDLIASVPERYTGNLRDGMFSFPLPVSPPDITISLLWHPRTDLDPAHRWLRECVREVCAGRPPARAVSSSPSLW